TGGCTATCGTTCCGTTGATGACCGCTTTCTTCGGCCTCACGTTCGAAGAAGCCGTAGCGGTCTCCATGATCCATTCGATTCTGATCGGCTCGGCCCTGATCGTCTTCGGCGAACCCTACGCTCCGGGCTGGATCACCCCCGCGCTGCCCCTGGTTCTCGCCTTTGTGCTCGGCGGCTCGGAAGATCCGACGGCGCGTTTTCAGGCGATGACGGCGGTCTCGCTGAACTTCGCAGCACTGCTGTTCATCCTCGGCATAACCGGGCTTGGCAAGAAATTCGTGCTGTGGATTCCGGATACCCTGAAGGCCGGCATCATCCTTGGCGCCGCGATTGCCGCGTTGAAGCGCGTTTTCGTCGACGACGCCGAGCGCTTTCTGCTGCAACAACCGATCGCCACCGCGCTGGCCTGCGCGGTCTGCCTGATCTTCGCCTTTTCCATTCCCATGGCGCGGCTCAAGGAAAAATACCGCTTCTTCGCCATCCTCGGCGCCATGGGTCTGCTCCCGGGCTTCCTGTTGGCTGCGATTGTCGGGCCCCTGGTTGGAGAGGTGAGCTACGACATTCAGTGGGGCATCCTGATTCCTCCAGTCGCTGACGCCTGGGCGAAGGTCTCGCCGTTTGCCATCGGGTGGCCGTCGCCCGAGCTGTTTCTGCAGACCATGCCCCTGGCGATCATTACCTACGTGATCCTGTTCGGCGATCTGGTGACCGGTAACGAAGTGATTCGCGAAGGCCTGGTGGTGCGCAAGGACGAGCATATCGATATCAATCCGACGCGCTCGCATCTGTCACTGGCCATCCGTAACGCGCTAATGGGAATATCCGCTCCATTCTTCCCGACTCAGGGCGCGCTATGGACGGGCGTCCACGTGATCATCATGCAGCGCTGGAAACAGGGCAGCACGGCGATGAACAGTCTGCACAGCGGGCTGCATTCCTACTACCTAATGGGGATCCCGGTGCTCTTCTTCCTGCTGCCGCTGCTGACCGGGCTGCGGCCGCTGCTGGGAATCGCGCTGTCGTTGACGCTGGTCCTGACCGGTTTCGCCTGTGCCTACATCGCCATGGCCATTCCGAAGAGCAACACCTCACGCGGTGCTGTGGTGCTGATCGGAGCGGGCCTGGCGTTCTTCGAGCCGTGGGTCGGTCTGCTGTTCGGCCTGGCGACGACCATCCTGCTCGTGGGCTGGGATCGGAATACCGACCCGATCCCGCACGAGGATTAACCCGACTCCGCGCTTCAAAAAGGCCCTCTTGAGGGCCTTTTTGATTTTCTGCGCCAGCGCTTGCATACCCGTCCAGTTCAGCCTGCTTTCAGGAATTGTTCGTATCTACCTGAAATACAGTGGAAATGTGCACCGCTGATCGGGCGCGCGGGAACGCCTGACGATATTCGCGCTCACTTGGATATCCGGTATCTGCACATCACGCCGGATCGGTTGGCAATACGGCTTTAGTCGACTGTAAGAGAAGTCCTAGCAAGACGGTTGGCGTGATCGGGCTGCTGACGCATGCGCAGGTCAGCAGCAGGCAGTACACGCTCGATCAACAATCGATTTCGTGCCAGAGCACATCACTCACAGGAATAACAATATGCCTACAGTCAATGAATCTCTTCAAACTGCCTATGCCCAGAAGCGCGTCTCGTGGGGCGCCATCCTTGCCGGCGTCGCGGTTGCGCTGGTCATGCACATTCTTCTCGGCGTGCTGGGAATCGCGGTGGGTGCCACCGTCGTGGACCCGGCCGAGGAAAGCAATCCCATGTCGGGCATGGGGATCGGTGCCGGGATCTTCTTCGTGGTCAGCGCGCTGATTGCGCTGTTCTCGGGCGGCTACACCGCTGGTGCGCTGGCGATCATTCAGGACCGCACCGACCGCACGCTGCATGGCCTGACCACCTGGGCGGTAGTAACCATCCTCACCTTCTATCTCATTTCCAGCGGCATCGGCAGCATCATCGGTGGTACCGCCAGCGCACTGGCTGGTGGGGCGCAGACTGCAACCGAGGCGGCGGCTCAGGCGGAAGGCAACCCGGTTGACAAGATCATGGCCGAGCTGCGCGAACGCGGCATCAACCCGCAGGAAGAGATCGAGCAGCAGCGCCAGGAAATGGAACAGATGGACCCTGAAGAAGCCGAGCAGGCGGCCCGTGAAGCCGGTCAGACTGCAGCCGAAGGCGTTTCCACTGCGGCATGGTGGACCTTCCTGGTACTGCTGCTGAGCGCTGTAGCAGCCTGTGTAGGTGCCAATGTCGGGTCGAACCGTCCGGTTACCGTGCGTGAGCATGACCGGGTTGATACCACAACCCACCCGCGCCACTAAGCGGGTTGCATCTGCCGCGGCGGTACGGCCCGGCAGATGATGTAAGCCATAGCCCCGGCGGGAAACCGTCGGGGCTTTTTGCCTTCATGGCGTACACTGCGGGTTCACAGTCAACAGGAAAACAACGTGCGCCCGAGTAGCGACAGCCAGTATGCCGGCGGGCCGGTGAACTGGCGCATCATCACCAGCCTGATTCCCTATCTGAGCGAGTTCCGTGGCCGAGTGGCCCTGGCAATGGCGTTTCTGCTGATCGCCAAGCTTGCCGGCGTCGCGATTCCCTGGGCGCTCAAGCTGATCGTCGAACATTTCGAAAGCGCCGGTGACGCGTTGGCAATCCTGCCGGTGGCGCTGCTGGCAGGCTACGGGTTGCTAAGGTTCTCCTCGGTGTTTTTTTCCGAGTTGCGCGACGCGGTATTCGCCCGTGTCGCCGAGCGTGCCATGCGCAGGGTCTCGCTGCGGGTCTTCGAGCATCTGCATCGTCTGGATCTGGGCTTTCACCTGTCGCGGCGCACCGGCGGGCTGGCGCGCGATATCGAGCGCGGCACCAGCGGCATCAGTTTCCTGCTGCGCTTCATGGTGTTCAACATTCTCCCGACACTGGTCGAGATCGGGCTGATCGCGGCGATCCTGCTGATCAACTTCAGCCCGTCCTACGCGCTGACCGTGCTCGGAGCGGTGGTTCTCTATGGCGCGTTCTCGATCTGGTGCACCGAGTGGCGCAACCGTTTCGTGCGTGAAAGCAACAAGATGGACAACCGCTCCAACACCCGTGCGGTGGACAGTCTGCTGAACTACGAAACGGTCAAGTATTTCGGTAACGAGCGCTTCGAGGCAGAACAGTACGATCGCAATCTGGAGGGCTGGGAAGCGGCACGGATGAAGAACCGGCTTTCGCTCGCGGCGCTGAACTCCGGGCAGGCCCTGATCATCGCTGGCTCGGTAACGCTGATGATGTTCATGGCCGCGGCGCAGGTCTCGGCCGGCGAGATGACGCTCGGTGAGCTGGTGATGATCAATGCCTACATGATCCAGCTGTTCGTACCGCTCAATTTTCTCGGCTTCATCTACCGCGAGATCCGCGAGGCGCTGACCAACATCGAGCGACTGTTCGGCCTGCTGGGCGAGCCGCAGAAAGTCTCCGATGCGGCCGATGCCATGCCGCTGCGCCTGCAGGGCGGGTCGGTCTCGTTCGAGCAGGTCAGCCACGCCTACAGTGCCGAGCGACCGATTCTGCATCAGGTCTCCTTCGACATCCCGGCTGGCCATACGCTGGCGATCGTCGGGCCCAGCGGCGCCGGCAAATCGACGCTGGCCCGGCTGCTGTTTCGCTTCTATGACGTCGACGGTGGCTTTATTCGCGTTGACGGTCAGGACATCCGTGGCGTGACGCAGGACAGCCTGCGCCGCGCGATCGGCGTGGTCCCGCAGGATACCGTCCTGTTCAACGACAGCATCGGCTACAACGTCGCCTACGGCAGCCCGGGTGCGAGTGAAGACGACATCTGGCGGGTGCTGCGCATGGCGCAACTGGAGCCGTTCGTACGGGATCTTCCCGATGGCCTCGATACCCCGGTCGGTGAGCGTGGCCTGAAGCTGTCCGGCGGCGAGAAGCAGCGCATCGCCATTGCCCGTGTGCTGCTCAAGGACCCGCCGATACTGATCCTCGATGAAGCAACATCATCGTTGGATACGCATGCGGAACGCCTGATTCTCGATGCACTCAATGTGGTGGCGCGCAAGCGAACCACACTGGCCATCGCGCATCGTTTATCTACCATTGTCCATGCCGAGCGCATCCTGGTGCTCGATCAGGGCAGGGTGGTGGAGCAGGGCAGCCACCCTGAACTGCTGGCAGCTGGTGGAGCCTATGCGCGGCTGTGGGCAGACCAGCAGCGGGACGATGTCGCACCGGAGGGGTAAGTGGCCGCTTCATCGCTTGAACCCGGTGGCGGCACCCCGCAGACTTAACGCTTTCCAAGGAGGCGAATCGCTATGAGCAGTGTTATTGAAACCTGGCACAAGATCGTTGAGACCCTTGATCCATCGCTGATGGACAACCTGCTGGACGAGGACGTGGTGTTCCATTCGCCGGTCGTCCACACCCCACAGGTCGGCAAGCGCATCACCAAGCTGTATCTCTCCGCCGCCATGCAGGTGCTCAACGCGCCGGGGCATTTCACCTACAAGCGTGAAATCATCGACGGGAACGTGGCCGTGCTGGAGTTCGAGACGCTGATTGGCGACGTCACCGTCAACGGCGTGGACATGATCGAGTGGAACGACGAAGGCCGAATCGTTGATTTCAAGGTCATGGTCCGCCCGCTCAAGGCGATCAACGCCATTCATCAGTCGATGGGCAATATGCTCGAATCGATGAAGGCCAAGGGGCAGGTCTGACACCCATTTGTAGGAGCGGACATGATCGCGAAGGGGTTGGCGGATTCTGCTTCGCGCCCAGGTGCGCTCCTACAATAGAACCCGTGGCGCCTCGCCTTTGTAGGAGCGGGCATGACCGCGAAGGAGTGGGCGGATTCTGCGTCGCGCCCAGGTGCGCTCCTACAATAAAACCGAACCGGTGGCACCTTACCTTCCTAGGAGCGGGCATGACCGCGAAGGGGTTGGCGGATTCTGCTTCGCGCCCAGGTGCGCTCCTACAATAAAACCGAACCGGTGGCACCTTGCCTTCGTAGGAGCGGGCATGACCGCGAAGGGGTTAGCGAAGTCTGCTTCGCGCGCGGGTGCGCCCCTACAATAAAACCGAGCCGGCGGCACCTAGCCTTTGTAGGAGCGGGCATGACCGCGAAGGGGTTGGCGGATTCCGCTTCGTGCCCAGGTGCGCTCCTACAATGAAACCGAACCGGTGGCACCTTGCCTTCGTAGGAGCGGGCATGACCGCGAAGGGGTTAGCGAAGTCTGCTTCGCGCCCAGGTGCGCTCCTACGATAAAACCGGTGGCGCTTCAGATAGGTGGCGCCTCGCCTTTGTAGGAGCGGGCATGACCGCGAAGGGGCTCTCGATCAGGCTTCTGCCACCTGGTCTGCCTCGGGGCTGACGGCGAGCATGGTCGATGCCGCTACGACGTCGCCGATCACCAGCACCGCCGGGCTTTGCAGATGAAATGATGCGGCTTCATCACATAGCTCGGCCAGCTGACAGATGCTCTGCCGTTGTTGCGCCGCGCTGGCGCGTTCGATCATCGCGACCGGCGTGCTGGCAGGCAAGCCGCCTTCCAGTAAGCCGCGCTGAATCTGCGCCAGGCGCGCCACGCCCATGTAGACCACCAGCGTCGTCCCACCCTGCGCCAGCCCCCGCCAGTTCAGCTCGCTATCGTCCTGGGTGTGCGCAGTGACTAGCGTTACGCCACGGCTCACACCCCGCAGGGTCAGCGGAATACCACATTGCGTTGCGCCGGCCAGCCCAGCGGTGATGCCATTGACGATCTCCGACTCCACGCCGCGCTGGGCCAGCCAATCGGCTTCTTCGCCCGCACGGCCGAATATGCACGGATCGCCACCCTTCAGGCGAACCAGCACCTTGCCCTGCCGGGCATAGCGCAGCATCAGGCGGTTGATGAACGCCTGCGGCGTCGAGCGACAGCCGCCGCGCTTGCCGACCCGGATGATGCGAGCGTGCGAGCAATGCTCGAGCACTGCTGGGTTGACCAGATCATCTACCATCACCACGTCTGCCTGATTGAGGGCGCGCACGGCCTTGAGCGTCAACAGTTCCGGATCGCCGGGTCCGGCACCTACCAGCCAAACTTTTGCATTCATCGTTTCATCCCCCACTTGCTCGAACTGCTCACTCATCCCATGTGCGCCTTTCACGCCGGCTGCGCCGCGCTGGCCAGCATGCGCTTGATCTCCGGCACGCAGGAGCCGCATTGCGTACCGCACCCCAGATTCTGCTTGAGTCCGTCCAGATCCTGACCATCCTCGATGCCAGCGCGGATGCGGCTGGCGCTGACGTTCATGCAGTTGCACAGGGTCCTGTCCGACGCGGCAACTCCGCCTGGTGGCGCGCTCAGCGGTGCCAGGAACCAGCGACGCAGTGCCGCGTCGGTCTCGCCACTTTGCCAGACGCTGTGCAACCACTCGCGCGCCGCCGTTTCGCCAGTCAGGCGAATCGCCGTGATACGGCCGTCTTCGATCTTCACCCGCTTGCCCACAGCGCGGCGCGGGTCGTCATAGACCAGAATCGGACCTTCCTGCAGGCCCAGCAGCGCGTCCATCCGCGCGAGGAGCTCCGCCGCAGGCGCGCTCTTGTCGGCCACCCGCATGACCAGCGCAGGCCGCTCCCGTCCGGTCAGCGCAAAGCTGGCGAAGGCAAACTCCTCACACAATGCCCGCAGCGCATCGAAGCGGTGCTGCACGTCGCCCTCGACCAGGACATACAGCTCCCAGGGCAACGCCACGGGCGTGACATTGATGCCCGCCTGCTTGAGCTCCGGCTGCTTTGAGATCGGATCGAAGGCGGGCTGGGTCAGCACGTTCACACCCATACCCTTGAGAAACCGGTCGCCCCAGTGCATCGGAATGAACGCCTGTCCCGGCCGGATCTGCTCATCCGCGACCACCGGCAGGATGAGCTCGCCCCGACGACTGCGAACCGCCACCAGCTGCCCCGGGACCAGCCGCCGGCTGCGCAGCTCCTCCGGATGCAGGCTCAACTGTGCCTGCTCGACATGGCCAAACAGCTGCGCAGCGGTACCCGTACGGCTCATGCCATGCCACTGATCGCGCAGCCGGCCGGTGTTCAGCGTCAGCGGGAAGCGCGCATCGCGCTGCTCCTTCGCCGGTATGTAGGGCTCGCTGATGAAACGCGCGAAACCGTCCGGCGTAGCGAAAATGCCATCGCCATACAGCCGTGCCGTCCCGTGGCGGGTCACTGCGCGGAAGGGCCATTGCTGTGGGCCCATCTGATCGATCAGGGCATGGCTGAGCCCGCTGTAATCGAGATCGCGCCCCGCGGTGAGGCCCTTGAGCTCGTCGAACAGCTCCGCCGGTGCTTTGAAGTCGAACAGGCTAGGCAAGCCCGGGCGCAGCTGCTTCTCCAGTCGTCGCGCGAGATCACATACGATTGCCCAGTCGGCACGCGCTTCCCCGGGCGCCGGAATGGCCGGCCGCACATGGCTGATGCGCCGCTCTGAATTGGTCACCGAACCATGCTTCTCTCCCCAGCTGGCGGCGGGTAACAGCAGATCAGCGAACTGACAGGTTTCCGTAGTAGCAAAAGCCTCCTGCACCACCACGAACGGGCAATTGCTTAACGCTTCTCTCACCAGCGTCTGGTCCGGCATCGACTGGGCCGGATTGGTGCAGGCAATCCACAGCGCTTTCACCTTGCCGGACCGTACCGCTGCGAACAGCTCGATGGCTGACAACCCCGGCTTCGCCGGCAGCCCATCCACACCCCAATAACCGGCCACTTCCTCGCGGTGGTCAGCATTGGCAGCTTCGCGGTGCCCTGGCAGCAGATTGGACAGACTGCCGGTCTCGCGGCCGCCCATGGCGTTGGGCTGACCGGTCAGCGAGAACGGCCCGCTACCCGCCCGACCAATCTTGCCGGTGGCCAGGTGCAGGTTGATCAGTGCACTGTTCTTGGCACTGCCAGCGGTGGATTGGTTCAGGCCCATGCACCACAGCGACAGGAAGCTTGGCGCGCTGCCGATCATCCGCGCGGCGGCCTGCAGGTCTGCCTGGTCGATGCCGCAGATGCCACTGACCATCGATGGTGTGTAGTCCCGCACCAGCGCCTTCAGCTCCTCGAAGCCCTGAGTATGCGTGTCGATGAACGTGCGATCGATCCAGCCTTCCCACATCAGAATGTGCAGCAGACCATGAAACAGCGCTACGTCGGTCCCCGGCTGAACCGCCAGATGCAGATCGGCCAGCTCGCAGGTATCGGTGCGCCGGGGATCGACGACGATCACCTTCTTGTCGGGGTGCTCCGCCTTAGCCTGCTCCAGCCGGCGAAAGAGCACCGGGTGCGCATAGGCCATGTTGCTGCCGACAATGAGCACGCAATCGCTCAGCTCAATGTCTTCGTAGGAGCAGGGCGGGGCGTCCGCGCCCAGGCTGCGCTTGTAGCCGACCACCGCGCTGGACATGCACAGGCGCGAATTGCTGTCGATATTGTTGGTGCCGACCAGCGCCCGAGCCAGCTTGTTGAATGCGTAATAATCCTCGGTCAGCAGCTGGCCGGAAATATAGAACGCCACGCTGTCCGGGCCGTGCTCGGCAATGGTATCGCCGAACACCTGCGCCGCATGGCCCATCGCCGTATCCCAATCCACACGGCTGCGACCCATGCCCTTGCCCAGGCGCAACTCGGGGTAGAGCGCGCGTGCGGCCAGATCGCCAGTCTTGTGCAGCGTTGCCCCCTTGCTGCACAGTCGGCCGTAATTGGCCGGATGCTT
Above is a window of Halopseudomonas nanhaiensis DNA encoding:
- a CDS encoding nuclear transport factor 2 family protein translates to MSSVIETWHKIVETLDPSLMDNLLDEDVVFHSPVVHTPQVGKRITKLYLSAAMQVLNAPGHFTYKREIIDGNVAVLEFETLIGDVTVNGVDMIEWNDEGRIVDFKVMVRPLKAINAIHQSMGNMLESMKAKGQV
- a CDS encoding nitrate reductase; translation: MNDVIASTCCYCGVGCGVLIEHDGERIIDVQGDPKHPANYGRLCSKGATLHKTGDLAARALYPELRLGKGMGRSRVDWDTAMGHAAQVFGDTIAEHGPDSVAFYISGQLLTEDYYAFNKLARALVGTNNIDSNSRLCMSSAVVGYKRSLGADAPPCSYEDIELSDCVLIVGSNMAYAHPVLFRRLEQAKAEHPDKKVIVVDPRRTDTCELADLHLAVQPGTDVALFHGLLHILMWEGWIDRTFIDTHTQGFEELKALVRDYTPSMVSGICGIDQADLQAAARMIGSAPSFLSLWCMGLNQSTAGSAKNSALINLHLATGKIGRAGSGPFSLTGQPNAMGGRETGSLSNLLPGHREAANADHREEVAGYWGVDGLPAKPGLSAIELFAAVRSGKVKALWIACTNPAQSMPDQTLVREALSNCPFVVVQEAFATTETCQFADLLLPAASWGEKHGSVTNSERRISHVRPAIPAPGEARADWAIVCDLARRLEKQLRPGLPSLFDFKAPAELFDELKGLTAGRDLDYSGLSHALIDQMGPQQWPFRAVTRHGTARLYGDGIFATPDGFARFISEPYIPAKEQRDARFPLTLNTGRLRDQWHGMSRTGTAAQLFGHVEQAQLSLHPEELRSRRLVPGQLVAVRSRRGELILPVVADEQIRPGQAFIPMHWGDRFLKGMGVNVLTQPAFDPISKQPELKQAGINVTPVALPWELYVLVEGDVQHRFDALRALCEEFAFASFALTGRERPALVMRVADKSAPAAELLARMDALLGLQEGPILVYDDPRRAVGKRVKIEDGRITAIRLTGETAAREWLHSVWQSGETDAALRRWFLAPLSAPPGGVAASDRTLCNCMNVSASRIRAGIEDGQDLDGLKQNLGCGTQCGSCVPEIKRMLASAAQPA
- the cobA gene encoding uroporphyrinogen-III C-methyltransferase, which gives rise to MNAKVWLVGAGPGDPELLTLKAVRALNQADVVMVDDLVNPAVLEHCSHARIIRVGKRGGCRSTPQAFINRLMLRYARQGKVLVRLKGGDPCIFGRAGEEADWLAQRGVESEIVNGITAGLAGATQCGIPLTLRGVSRGVTLVTAHTQDDSELNWRGLAQGGTTLVVYMGVARLAQIQRGLLEGGLPASTPVAMIERASAAQQRQSICQLAELCDEAASFHLQSPAVLVIGDVVAASTMLAVSPEADQVAEA
- a CDS encoding ABCB family ABC transporter ATP-binding protein/permease; the encoded protein is MRPSSDSQYAGGPVNWRIITSLIPYLSEFRGRVALAMAFLLIAKLAGVAIPWALKLIVEHFESAGDALAILPVALLAGYGLLRFSSVFFSELRDAVFARVAERAMRRVSLRVFEHLHRLDLGFHLSRRTGGLARDIERGTSGISFLLRFMVFNILPTLVEIGLIAAILLINFSPSYALTVLGAVVLYGAFSIWCTEWRNRFVRESNKMDNRSNTRAVDSLLNYETVKYFGNERFEAEQYDRNLEGWEAARMKNRLSLAALNSGQALIIAGSVTLMMFMAAAQVSAGEMTLGELVMINAYMIQLFVPLNFLGFIYREIREALTNIERLFGLLGEPQKVSDAADAMPLRLQGGSVSFEQVSHAYSAERPILHQVSFDIPAGHTLAIVGPSGAGKSTLARLLFRFYDVDGGFIRVDGQDIRGVTQDSLRRAIGVVPQDTVLFNDSIGYNVAYGSPGASEDDIWRVLRMAQLEPFVRDLPDGLDTPVGERGLKLSGGEKQRIAIARVLLKDPPILILDEATSSLDTHAERLILDALNVVARKRTTLAIAHRLSTIVHAERILVLDQGRVVEQGSHPELLAAGGAYARLWADQQRDDVAPEG